The Poriferisphaera corsica DNA segment CAGAAATAGATACCCTTCGCGCCAACACATTCAGCCAACTCACCACCCTCAAGAAACTCATCTTCTCAAACTACAACCCCAGCTCCATTTCCGAAATCGAACTCGGCGCATTCAACAACCTCTCAAATCTCGAAGAAATTTCAATCAATTACCACAACCTCCAAGCCATACATGATGGTCTGTTCGAAAATCTCTCATCACTCAAAACACTATCCCTACGCAACAACAACATCACAGAAATCACCGCTGATACCTTCAAAGGGCTAAGCAACCTCAAAGAACTCGACATCCGAAACAACCCATTCACCTCCATCGAACACAAAGCCTTCTCGCATTTCGACAGCCTCGAAACCTTCATCCTCGGCTCCGCCTCCCCAACACTCAAACTCTCCCATGCGAACTTCAAAAACCTCATCAAAGCCGACATCAACTATGGTGTCCAACACCTCGACCTCCAATACTCACAACTTTCCCAACTTGCTTTCGACGCCATCCTCCTCAACAACGCCTCCAACTTCGCATCAGGCATCATGAACTTCTCAAACATCAGATCAATCAATTTCTCAGGTATCGACTTCATCGACATCACCGACTTCGCCGCCCTCACCGACGAGAACGGCACCGACAACATCGAATCACTCTCCTTCGCTTACGCACAAAACCTCTCCGATACTTTCATCATGCAACTGCTCGATGAAACCACCTTCAAGAGCCTCACGCATCTCGACCTCACCGGCGTTTGGGGTTCACTTTCAACCGACACAAAATCCGCGATCAACACTTGGCAGGACAATGCCGCTCATACCGTCGTCATTCCCGAGCCTTCAACCGCGCTGCTCTTACTACCTGTCCTCGTCTGTGTACGTCGGCGACATGCCGTTTAGTTTGATACTGAAAAACTAGCCTAAAACGCAGATTAGCCAGTCGCCCATATGCCTGCGCCTTTTTTGCGCACAATAATTTTCTGAAGCGCGCATCTGTGCGCAAAATCGCTTGTGGATAAGCCTCTGTTTTTAATAATTTCTTTTCAAAACGCACATTTTTTGATTCGTTTTTGGTTAAAACCAGCGATTTTAAACGTTTTTTGACGATTTTTAGTTTTGCTTGCAACTATCTATTGATGAGTTAGTTACGTCAACAATAACCTTCCGGGAGCGCTTTTGTGCGCTCCCGGAAGGTTTTGTATTTGCGTTCAGGTGCAAGACAAACTGCGCGCACACGCCCTGCCAACTGTTGAACATTCCACGCGCACAAAAGCATATTTTTCAGCCGCGTCTAATCAACGATTAGTGCTGTGAAATAAGTTGGGTAGACAAAGAAGTGAGACGCGAAATCGCATCCGGAGGGAAGACAGAAAAGAGGGGAAGGGGTGGCGGGGGAACAAGGGGAACCACTTCCGGGGGCGGCTCGGGGGTGGCTTCCGGGGGGTAGCTTCCGGGGGTAGGGGGGATTACTTCCGGGTGCGGGAGCTTCCGGGGGCAGGGGGGTGGTTCATGTTCCAGAGGGTGACGGCTTCCGGCTCACGGATATAAGCAGCCTGTAAATCCTTGGCTTCAATATACTTGCCAGCCTTTGAAAGCGAACGCCCGATCAGCCAGGTATGGGACGCATCCGCTAAGGCTGCTGGCCCGCTGATGATCTTCACGTTCTGTTTCCGCGTCCAACTGTCTTCGTTCTTCAACGCTTCCGGCAAGACTTCGCCCACAACCACTCTTAGTTGATCGCCCGCCTCGTCACGTAACTCATCACTGCTACGCAGCT contains these protein-coding regions:
- a CDS encoding leucine-rich repeat domain-containing protein, with the protein product MFTRHQFAQSLALSTIAALPLTSTTHAKILTPDDLVGKTHLTELSLSSKKITDISGSPFVDMTNLEDLTFYSNKLTTLDAGDFTGLINLKELDFTSNTINTINANAFAGLQSLEKLELNINQISQLQNGAFTGLTSLQHLNLSSNQLTSFNVGPDHDLTALKSINLFSNKITDFKNINIIGMSQLEELRLSANPLVQLKQDSLSHLSQLKYLSFELTTSFINAHAFLPMTNLQHLGLENHAINDLRNISFQGLNNLKSLYFESSTLTELYQESFTHLNSIEELHFYTPEIDTLRANTFSQLTTLKKLIFSNYNPSSISEIELGAFNNLSNLEEISINYHNLQAIHDGLFENLSSLKTLSLRNNNITEITADTFKGLSNLKELDIRNNPFTSIEHKAFSHFDSLETFILGSASPTLKLSHANFKNLIKADINYGVQHLDLQYSQLSQLAFDAILLNNASNFASGIMNFSNIRSINFSGIDFIDITDFAALTDENGTDNIESLSFAYAQNLSDTFIMQLLDETTFKSLTHLDLTGVWGSLSTDTKSAINTWQDNAAHTVVIPEPSTALLLLPVLVCVRRRHAV